In Salvelinus namaycush isolate Seneca unplaced genomic scaffold, SaNama_1.0 Scaffold3065, whole genome shotgun sequence, the DNA window CGATGAAGTCAAAGACTGACCGTTATGATGGTCATCGTGGGTTTGTCTCTGTGTTTGGCAGGTTTCACCGTTTCCTAGATGCCAATAGTCATAAAGTTCAACGCAGTGTGAATGGGTGAGTTGGCAAACAGGTTATATGATTTGTGTATGTAGAATTAACGTTACCTGTTCATTATGAGCATGATGAAATACCACTGTTTCAGGATCTATGAGAAACTGATGGTACATTCAGACCTGAGTAAAGCAGAGAGCTGGGTCAGACTGACAGAGGAGTTCCTCAACTCACCTCTACCGAACACAGATGGAACTAAGGTATGGTTGGACAAGAAACATACTTCCAACAGACTGTATAATTACAAGTGGGGGGTCAGGAAGCAGAACGTTacgccagtaactgaaaggtcaatgtaaatagtccgggtggtcATTTGATAagtttagttgttcagcagtcgtATGGCacgggggtagaagctgttaaggagcattttggtcctagacttggcgctcctgtaccacttgccgtgcagtagtagagagaacagtctgtgacaatttttggggccttcctctgacaccgcctggtatagaggtcctgggtgtcaggaagcttggccccagtgatgtactggcccgttcgcactaccctctgtagcgccttacggtcggatgctgagcagttgccataccaggcggtgatgcaaccggtcaggatgctctcgatggtgcagctgtagaactttttgaggatctgaggaggccaaatcttttcagcctcttgagggggaaaaggtgttgtcgtgccctcttcacgactgtctttgtgtgtttggaacatgatagtttgtttgtggtgtaataatgtcagtgaagacagcgGTTGGTCCGCGCAcactttgagtacacgtcctggtaatccgtctggccccgcagctttgtgaatgttgacctgtttaaaggtcttgctcacatcggctacggagagcgtgatcacacagtcgtccggaacagctagtgctctcatgcatacttcagtgttgcttgcctcaaagcgagcataaaaggcatttagctcatctggcaGGCTCGCATATAATCAACATAATGCACACAGCCTGTATCATAAAATGAACCTGCTTAGTTTGCAGTGCAGTGAATGACCCCTACCTTGTGTCCCTTCTATGTTTTTGTTACAGACTGACGTTCATCACAGTCTCCTGGACCTTCTCCTACACCTCTCAGACTCTCCCCTTAACTCCAACTACAGCGAGACACCCAGACTGAAGGAGACGAGTGAGTACATAACCCATTCATTCCTCTGATGGTTCTCTTACGCCTGATGTGTTCTCAGTCTGGACTACATGATCCCCCCCTGTGTCTGTGTAGAGAAAGAAGACGACTTTGACTGGTGTGGATATTTACAGGAAGGAGAGCTAGACACAGGCCCATATCCAGACACCCCAGTGAGTAAAACCCTTCTTCTGTTTATTTTCCATTTCAAACATGTTCCGTGACGTTTACCCCTTCATTATATCATTACCAGAATCTACTGTACTGTTTTGAAGCCGTGGTGCCgtccaaatgccaccctattgaccagagccctctcTCTCgaagccctctctctccctctctctccaagccGTCTCTCTCCAAGCCCTCTCTCTccaagccccctctctctccaagccctctctctccctctctctccaagccctctctctccaagccgtttctctccctctctctccaagccctctctctccaagccgtttctctccctctctctccaagccGTCTCTCTCcaagccctctctctccctctctctccaagccctctctctccaagccgtttctctccctctctctccaagccctctctctctccaagccccctctctctccaagccccctctctctccaagccccctctctctccaagccgtttctctccctctgtctccaagccctctctctccaagccgtttctctccctctctctccaagccccctctctctccaagccGTCTCTCTccaagccctctctctctccaagccctctctctccaagccgtttctctccctctctctccaagccGTCTCTCTCCAAGCCGTTTCTCTCCAAGCCCTCTGTCTGATTCAGTTCAAATGGGATGGCTGATTTGCTGTGGTGTAGTCCTTCCTCTTCCTGGCCTTGTTTTGATGTTAACTGTCTCTAACAGGAGTCTCTCTTTACTACTACTGAGTGATTAGTactttttgaggtcggtttcaGGTTCCGTTATTTAAAAATTATAGATTTTTGTAAAACATCAAACGCATTATAAAATAATCTAATTAAAATTTTTATGGAAATTCCAAAGCCAAAAATAGTCAAAGAAAATATTCCTTTGTCTTTGTCAGGTCCACGTTGGGTAGACGTCAGTTGAAAAATAGGACATTCCTATGAAATAatacaatatttcagttgtgtatattgcattttttatttgatgagtttattatttttcattccttaaagtcatcatctcatctctgttacggcagtaccagccagaccatctaacgttatctctgttacggcagtaccagccagaccatctaacgtCATCTCTGTTAAGGCagtaccagccagaccatctaacgttatctctgttacggcagtaccagccagaccatctaacgtcatctctgttacggcagtaccagccagaccatctaacgttatctctgttaaggcagtaccagccagaccatctaacgtcatctctgttacggcagtaccagccagaccatctaacgttatctctgttacggcagtaccagccagaccatctaacgtCATCTCTGTTAAGGCagtaccagccagaccatctaacgtCATCTCTGTTAAGGCagtaccagccagaccatctaacgttatctctgttacggcagtaccagccagaccatctaacgttatctctgttacggcagtaccagccagaccatctaacgtcatctctgttacggcagtaccagccagaccatctaacgtCATCTCTGTTAAGGCagtaccagccagaccatctaacgtcatctctgttacggcagtaccagccagaccatctaacgttatctctgttacggcagtaccagccagaccatctaacgttatctctgttaaggcagtaccagccagaccatctaacgtcatctctgttacggcagtaccagccagaccatctaacgttatctctgttacggcagtaccagccagaccatctaacgtcatctctgttacggcagtaccagccagaccatctaacgttatctctgttaaggcagtaccagccagaccatctaacgttatctctgttacggcagtaccagccagaccatctaacgtcatctctgttacggcagtaccagccagaccatctaa includes these proteins:
- the LOC120039900 gene encoding gamma-tubulin complex component 5-like — translated: MSQAHWTKFEKETEEEVKNLVKQISGIQDEEEQNFQLALKFTWSNFRFHRFLDANSHKVQRSVNGIYEKLMVHSDLSKAESWVRLTEEFLNSPLPNTDGTKTDVHHSLLDLLLHLSDSPLNSNYSETPRLKETKKEDDFDWCGYLQEGELDTGPYPDTP